The Ziziphus jujuba cultivar Dongzao chromosome 7, ASM3175591v1 genome includes a region encoding these proteins:
- the LOC107418657 gene encoding cathecol O-methyltransferase 1 isoform X2, giving the protein MASSLLEVENNQHPKVHDEKERRKEEEESFCYAMQIVMSSVLSMSMQSATELGVFDVIAKAGPGSKLSSSEIAAQMPTKNPEAPIMLDRILRLLASHSLLSCSVVADDNGSFERLYSLAPASKFFVTNKDGVSLGPLMALIQDNVFLTSWSQLKDAVLEGGIPFNRVHGTHAFEYPGLDHRFNQVFNTAMYNHTTIVIKKILDLYKGFESLEQLVDVGGGLGVTLRLITSKYPNIKAINFDLPHVIKHAPAYPGVEHVGGDMFSSVPSGDAIFMKWILHDWSDEKCLKLLKYCYKAMLYYHDIG; this is encoded by the exons ATGGCGTCCTCACTGCTGGAAGTAGAAAACAATCAGCATCCGAAAGTCCATGATGAGaaggaaagaaggaaagaagaagaagaaagcttctGTTATGCCATGCAGATCGTCATGTCTTCTGTATTATCCATGTCCATGCAATCCGCAACTGAGCTCGGAGTTTTTGATGTCATAGCCAAAGCAGGTCCAGGGTCCAAGCTCTCTTCCTCGGAAATTGCAGCCCAGATGCCCACCAAAAACCCCGAGGCACCCATTATGCTGGATCGCATCCTGAGGCTCTTGGCCAGCCACTCTCTGCTCAGTTGCTCTGTTGTTGCTGATGATAATGGGTCTTTTGAGAGGCTATACAGTCTTGCTCCAGCGTCCAAGTTCTTTGTCACCAACAAAGATGGTGTTTCCTTGGGCCCCTTGATGGCACTCATACAAGATAATGTCTTCTTGACCAGCTG GTCTCAACTAAAAGATGCAGTTCTTGAAGGAGGAATTCCTTTTAACAGGGTTCACGGAACACACGCCTTTGAGTATCCAGGCTTGGATCACAGGTTTAATCAGGTTTTCAACACTGCTATGTACAATCATACTACTATTGTTATCAAAAAGATTCTGGATCTGTACAAAGGCTTTGAGTCCCTTGAACAACTTGTTGATGTTGGTGGTGGCCTAGGAGTGACCCTTAGATTGATCACTTCGAAATACCCAAATATCAAGGCTATTAATTTTGACTTGCCTCATGTTATAAAGCATGCCCCCGCTTATCCAG gTGTGGAACATGTAGGAGGAGATATGTTTTCGAGTGTTCCTAGCGGGGACGCCATTTTTATGAAG TGGATACTTCATGATTGGAGTGATGAGAAGTGCTTAAAGCTGTTGAAATATTGCTACAAGGCTATGCTTTATTATCATGACATTGGGTGA
- the LOC107418657 gene encoding cathecol O-methyltransferase 1 isoform X1 produces the protein MASSLLEVENNQHPKVHDEKERRKEEEESFCYAMQIVMSSVLSMSMQSATELGVFDVIAKAGPGSKLSSSEIAAQMPTKNPEAPIMLDRILRLLASHSLLSCSVVADDNGSFERLYSLAPASKFFVTNKDGVSLGPLMALIQDNVFLTSWSGFLFRDQMSQLKDAVLEGGIPFNRVHGTHAFEYPGLDHRFNQVFNTAMYNHTTIVIKKILDLYKGFESLEQLVDVGGGLGVTLRLITSKYPNIKAINFDLPHVIKHAPAYPGVEHVGGDMFSSVPSGDAIFMKWILHDWSDEKCLKLLKYCYKAMLYYHDIG, from the exons ATGGCGTCCTCACTGCTGGAAGTAGAAAACAATCAGCATCCGAAAGTCCATGATGAGaaggaaagaaggaaagaagaagaagaaagcttctGTTATGCCATGCAGATCGTCATGTCTTCTGTATTATCCATGTCCATGCAATCCGCAACTGAGCTCGGAGTTTTTGATGTCATAGCCAAAGCAGGTCCAGGGTCCAAGCTCTCTTCCTCGGAAATTGCAGCCCAGATGCCCACCAAAAACCCCGAGGCACCCATTATGCTGGATCGCATCCTGAGGCTCTTGGCCAGCCACTCTCTGCTCAGTTGCTCTGTTGTTGCTGATGATAATGGGTCTTTTGAGAGGCTATACAGTCTTGCTCCAGCGTCCAAGTTCTTTGTCACCAACAAAGATGGTGTTTCCTTGGGCCCCTTGATGGCACTCATACAAGATAATGTCTTCTTGACCAGCTGGTCTGGTTTCCTTTTTCGTGACCAAAT GTCTCAACTAAAAGATGCAGTTCTTGAAGGAGGAATTCCTTTTAACAGGGTTCACGGAACACACGCCTTTGAGTATCCAGGCTTGGATCACAGGTTTAATCAGGTTTTCAACACTGCTATGTACAATCATACTACTATTGTTATCAAAAAGATTCTGGATCTGTACAAAGGCTTTGAGTCCCTTGAACAACTTGTTGATGTTGGTGGTGGCCTAGGAGTGACCCTTAGATTGATCACTTCGAAATACCCAAATATCAAGGCTATTAATTTTGACTTGCCTCATGTTATAAAGCATGCCCCCGCTTATCCAG gTGTGGAACATGTAGGAGGAGATATGTTTTCGAGTGTTCCTAGCGGGGACGCCATTTTTATGAAG TGGATACTTCATGATTGGAGTGATGAGAAGTGCTTAAAGCTGTTGAAATATTGCTACAAGGCTATGCTTTATTATCATGACATTGGGTGA
- the LOC107418659 gene encoding cathecol O-methyltransferase 1, with translation MASSLLEVENNQHPKVHDEKERRKEEEESFCYAMQIVMSSVLSMSMQSATELGVFDVIAKAGPGSKLSSSEIAAQMPTKNPEAPIMLDRILRLLASHSLLSCSVVADDNGSFERLYSLAPASKFFVTNKDGVSLGPLMALIQDNVFLTSWSQLKDAVLEGGIPFNRVHGAHAFEYPGLDHRFNQVFNTAMYNHTTIVIKKILDLYKGFESLEQLVDVGGGLGVTLRLITSKYPNIKAINFDLPHVIKHAPAYPGVEHVGGDMFSSVPSGDAIFMKWILHDWSDEKCLKLLKNCYKAIPDNGKVIVVEALLPVVAETSSAVKTTSQIDVLMMTQNPGGKERSQQEFLALANAAGFNGIRFECSVCNFWVMEFFK, from the exons ATGGCGTCCTCACTGCTGGAAGTAGAAAACAATCAGCATCCGAAAGTCCATGATGAGaaggaaagaaggaaagaagaagaagaaagcttctGTTATGCCATGCAGATCGTCATGTCTTCTGTATTATCCATGTCCATGCAATCCGCAACTGAGCTCGGAGTTTTTGATGTCATAGCCAAAGCAGGTCCAGGGTCCAAGCTCTCTTCCTCGGAAATTGCAGCCCAGATGCCCACCAAAAACCCCGAGGCACCCATTATGCTGGATCGCATCCTGAGGCTCTTGGCCAGCCACTCTCTGCTCAGTTGCTCTGTTGTTGCTGATGATAATGGGTCTTTTGAGAGGCTATACAGTCTTGCTCCAGCGTCCAAGTTCTTTGTCACCAACAAAGATGGTGTTTCCTTGGGCCCCTTGATGGCACTCATACAAGATAATGTCTTCTTGACCAGCTG GTCTCAACTAAAAGATGCAGTTCTTGAAGGAGGAATTCCTTTTAACAGGGTTCACGGAGCGCACGCCTTTGAGTATCCAGGCTTGGATCACAGGTTTAATCAGGTTTTCAACACTGCTATGTACAATCATACTACTATTGTTATCAAAAAGATTCTGGATCTGTACAAAGGCTTTGAGTCCCTTGAACAACTTGTTGATGTTGGTGGTGGCCTAGGAGTGACCCTTAGATTGATCACTTCGAAATACCCAAATATCAAGGCTATTAATTTTGACTTGCCTCATGTTATAAAGCATGCCCCTGCTTATCCAG gtGTGGAACATGTAGGAGGAGATATGTTTTCGAGTGTTCCTAGCGGGGACGCCATTTTTATGAAG TGGATACTTCATGATTGGAGTGATGAGAAGTGCTTAAAGCTGTTGAAAAATTGCTACAAGGCTATACCAGACAATGGAAAAGTAATTGTTGTGGAAGCACTTCTTCCAGTTGTGGCAGAGACTAGCAGTGCTGTGAAGACCACCTCTCAGATTGATGTGCTTATGATGACACAAAACCCTGGAGGGAAAGAAAGAAGCCAACAAGAATTCCTGGCCCTGGCAAATGCTGCTGGGTTCAATGGCATCAGATTTGAATGTTCTGTCTGTAATTTCTGGGTTATGGAGTTTTTCAAATAG
- the LOC112491544 gene encoding aminopeptidase P1-like, producing MLQSSIMRHKQKLVYLDGTTDIRRTVHFGKPSEHEKACYTAVLKGHIALRNARFPNGTNGNALDILAQVPLWKNGLDYRHGTGHGIGSSAIMFKNINNRVIEVYNPIINILDHDGYNS from the exons ATGCTGCAATCATCCATTATGCGTCACAAGCAGAAACTTGTG TATTTAGATGGAACAACTGATATAAGAAGGACAGTTCATTTTGGAAAACCATCAGAACATGAGAAAGCATGCTATACTGCA GTCCTCAAGGGTCATATTGCACTTAGGAATGCTCGATTTCCTAATGGAAccaatg GTAATGCCCTAGACATTCTTGCTCAAGTTCCACTATGGAAAAATGGTCTTGATTATCGGCATGGTACAGGCCATGGAATTGGGTCTTCCGCCATCATGTTCAAGAATATTAACAATAGGGTGATAGAAGTCTATAAccctattattaatattcttgatCATGACGGCTATAATAGTTGA
- the LOC107418646 gene encoding caffeic acid 3-O-methyltransferase-like — MASSLDIENNRRDHDHDTREEEESFSYALQLVGSSALPTSLQCAIELGVFDIIGKAGEGAKLSPAEIAAQLGTNNPNAPTMLDSILRLLACHSVLNCSVVADDNDNNINGSLQLQRLYSLAPVSRFFVTNEDGVSLGPLISLTQDKVFLACWSALIDHSIVCLNNHVVIHGPNTSSSLTITHRSQLKDAILEGGIPFNRVYGMHPFEYPGVDSRFNQVFNTAMYNHTTITIKQILEVYKGFEPIKQLVDVGGGLGVTLKNITSTYPHIKGINFDLPHVIKHAPSYPGVKHVEGDMFVSVPSGDAIFMKWILHNWNDEKCIKLLKNCYKAIPEEGKVIIVDAIFPVMPETSAEVKSISQANVIMMTQNPGGKERTKQEFLALATASGFSGVRFECNVSSSWVMEFFK; from the exons ATGGCATCCTCATTGGATATAGAAAACAATCGAAGAGACCATGACCATGACAccagggaagaagaagaaagcttctCCTATGCATTGCAGCTGGTGGGTTCTTCTGCACTGCCCACGTCACTGCAATGCGCTATCGAGCTTGGCGTATTCGATATCATAGGCAAAGCAGGTGAAGGGGCAAAGCTTTCCCCAGCAGAGATTGCAGCCCAGTTGGGTACCAACAACCCTAACGCACCCACCATGCTGGACTCCATCCTTAGGCTTTTGGCCTGCCACTCTGTCCTCAACTGCTCTGTGGTTGCTGATGATAacgataataatattaatggcTCTTTGCAGTTGCAGAGGCTATACAGTCTTGCTCCAGTGTCCAGGTTCTTTGTCACCAACGAAGATGGTGTTTCATTGGGCCCCTTGATATCGCTCACACAAGATAAAGTCTTTTTAGCATGCTGGTCTGcgct aaTCGATCATTCCATTGTTTGTCTTAACAATCACGTAGTGATTCATGGTCCAAACACATCTTCTAGTTTAACAATCAC ACACAGGTCCCAATTGAAAGATGCAATTCTTGAAGGTGGAATACCATTCAACAGGGTCTATGGAATGCACCCCTTTGAGTATCCTGGAGTGGATTCCAGATTCAATCAGGTTTTTAACACTGCAATGTACAATCACACTACTATAACTATAAAACAGATACTCGAGGTTTACAAGGGTTTTGAGCCCATCAAACAATTGGTTGATGTTGGTGGTGGTCTTGGGGTGACCCTTAAGAATATCACTTCCACCTACCCACACATCAAGGGCATTAATTTTGACTTGCCTCATGTCATCAAACATGCCCCTTCTTATCCAG GTGTGAAACATGTAGAAGGAGATATGTTTGTGAGTGTTCCAAGCGGGGATGCCATTTTCATGAAG TGGATTCTTCATAATTGGAACGatgaaaaatgtataaaattgttgaaaaaCTGCTACAAAGCTATTCCAGAAGAGGGGAAAGTGATCATTGTCGATGCAATTTTTCCCGTAATGCCAGAGACAAGTGCTGAAGTGAAAAGCATCTCCCAAGCCAATGTGATTATGATGACTCAAAACCCAGGAGGGAAGGAGAGGACCAAACAAGAATTCCTTGCCCTGGCTACTGCTTCTGGATTTAGTGGCGTCAGATTTGAATGCAATGTCTCGTCCTCCTGGGTTATGGAGTTCTTCAAGTAA